In the genome of Neodiprion pinetum isolate iyNeoPine1 chromosome 2, iyNeoPine1.2, whole genome shotgun sequence, one region contains:
- the LOC124211067 gene encoding ATP-binding cassette sub-family C member 5-like isoform X3 has protein sequence MGPNGNRAGEETEGQDAIEHLQDHESKNTEIVEKNLNLQSIDQHLFKHVSGRGLERYKNAAKNLIPIRRKKKGEKVRSIDSAGLFSIISYSWVSKLMYKAYSKGISINELPDVSPYDTCTHNTERLELLWNQELTKMGPEKVSLGRVAWRFCRTRILFFSIVYTGSLICGFATSTLFMRKLIEYVQSERRSYTEGLKWAFLLTATEFSRALLLHWAWGLSYRTALRLRSACCALLFKKIIRLNYLGDKSIGQVINMFSNDSQRIYDAIVFGPMIIAGPITTVWGVCYILWVFSPMALLGMITFLLFYPVQYAISYYTGYLRSKSVNISDFRVRLTNEILECIKLIKMYAWEKRFSQDLLDVRKKEQTLLLKTACLQCLSICTVPTIPVISAIISFLAHIAAGNNITAAQVFPYITLLDSRLRSSLTTFEYGVECVITTGISFNRIKSVLLLEDGRILISKPILKSQAVAINHGTFACNAFDAERERRSHVAEKERQNDLKDSRDKSENEKLSTLLHDARYIDVLSDITFEATKGKLIGICGHVGSGKSSLLLAALGQLRIVEGQVMRDGSCAYVSQQAWIINATLQENILFGAQFDHSRYFKAIYASNLSQDIAEMPGGDQTEIGEKGVNLSGGQKQRVALARALYADRDIYFLDDPLSAVDTRVGAHIFHKLIRGALKGKTVLFVTHQVQYLNHCDDIYMMHDGRIIEHGTHDELMKLGNEYALMVTAISANDETDFAMSMDEKIGPNLQSVDNSLPDKENEVSSPGTDTNTDTATENDEILGTPVLTIAEDLQKGTIKVDTYHSYIMAAGGYFFSCIVILTFAISVGSSAFSSWWLALWIKAGNGLNTTAMHYNATTELNNINDNPDFWYYQAVYSSTIGLMLFTSLLRSLVLTRATLKASTTIHNDLFQKIIQCPMRFFDTTPTGRIQHLFSRDMDEVDNKLPISLTSLMQNLFVIFFAILVICLVLPWFILPVCILAIVYYFVSKVFRVAARDLKRMENKSRAPIISYVTATVQGLSTIHAFEKETEFLTKFNCMFDENSQCMFMCSIAMRWLAVRVDCLSATVIAITAFLVITLQGELPPALAGLALSYAAHISGVFQYTIRLASETEVKFISVERINHYLRTLVGEGNISQRILQPPSGWPVAASIKFQNVSMAYGEEAPIILKNVSFNVDAGEKIGIVGRTGSGKSSLTAALFRLVELTEGKIEIDNVNISEINLGQLRTKLSIIPQDPILFNGSIRSNLDPFKRYTDSEIWLALEKTKLKNRVQSINGHLDASVGYGGDNLSVGERQLLCLSRALLRESKILVMDEATAAVDPETEIAVQTTIQQEFSFCTILIIAHRLQTVLLLDRVLVMNSGKILEFDKPYNLLKDPNSEFSKMIAGANTVENK, from the exons ATGGGACCTAATGGGAATCGTGCGGGCGAAGAAACTGAGGGTCAAGATGCGATCGAACATCTTCAGGATCACGA ATCCAAGAATACTGAGATCGTGGAGAAAAATCTCAACCTGCAATCGATTGATCAGCATCTTTTCAAACATGTATCGGGAAGAGGACTTGAACGATATAAAAATGctgcaaaaaatttgataccgATACGCAGGAAGAAAAA agGAGAGAAAGTAAGATCGATAGATAGCGCCGGACTCTTTTCAATCATAAGTTATTCGTGGGTTTCGAAATTGATGTACAAGGCATATAGCAAAGGAATAAGTATAAACGAACTACCCGATGTATCTCCTTATGACACATGCACTCACAACACAGAACG ATTGGAACTACTGTGGAATCAGGAATTGACCAAAATGGGTCCTGAGAAGGTTTCCTTAGGGAGAGTGGCCTGGCGATTTTGTCGAACAAGAATTTTGTTCTTCAGTATCGTGTATACCGGTAGTCTCATTTGCGGTTTCGCTACCTCT ACCTTGTTTATGCGAAAACTTATTGAATATGTACAATCAGAGAGGAGATCATACACGGAAGGTCTGAAATGGGCGTTCTTGTTAACCGCGACTGAATTCTCACGAGCATTACTTCTTCACTGGGCATGGGGACTGAGTTATAGAACAGCTTTGAGACTGAGATCCGCGTGTTGTgcattattattcaaaaaaattattcgactcAACTACTTGGGAGATAAAAGTATCGGACAG GTAATCAACATGTTCTCGAATGATTCCCAGAGAATATATGACGCCATCGTCTTCGGTCCAATGATTATTGCAGGTCCGATAACCACTGTGTGGGGAGTGTGCTACATTCTGTGGGTATTTAGTCCGATGGCACTCCTTGGAATGATTACATTCCTCTTATTTTACCCTGTTCAG TATGCGATATCTTATTACACTGGATATCTTCGATCTAAGTCAGTGAACATTTCGGACTTCAGAGTAAGACTGACGAATGAGATACTGGAGTGCataaaattgatcaaaatgTATGCTTGGGAAAAACGTTTCAGCCAGGATCTCTTAG ATGTAAGAAAAAAGGAACAGACACTGCTTCTGAAGACGGCTTGTTTACAGTGTTTAAGCATTTGTACGGTTCCGACTATACCAGTCATTTCTGCAATCATAAGTTTTCTTGCACACATTGCTGCTGGAAATAATATAACAGCAGCTCAG GTATTTCCTTACATAACTCTTCTCGATTCGCGGCTTCGTTCATCGTTGACCACATTTGAATACGGAGTAGAATGTGTAATCACGACTGGCATTTCATTCAACAGAATAAAG AGTGTATTACTTTTGGAAGATGGTAGGATCTTGATTTCAAAGCCTATCCTAAAATCTCAGGCAGTTGCTATCAACCATGGAACATTTGCTTGCAACGCTTTCGACGCCGAAAGAGAAAGACGATCTCATGTGGCAGAAAAGGAACG GCAGAATGACCTCAAGGATTCAAGAGATAAAAGTGAGAATGAGAAACTGAGTACGCTCTTGCATGATGCTAGGTACATTGACGTGTTGTCTGACATAACATTCGAAGCTACAAAAGGCAAATTAATTGGTATCTGTGGGCACGTCGGTAGTGGAAAGTCTAGCCTCTTGCTCGCTGCTCTAGGACAACTTCGAATAGTAGAAGGCCAGGTGATGAGGGACGGCTCATGCGCCTATGTAAGTCAGCAAGCCTGGATTATAAATGCCacattgcaagaaaatatattatttggAGCCCAGTTTGACCACAGTAGATACTTCAAGGCTATTTATGCATCAAACTTGAGTCAAGACATTGCTGAAATGCCCGGTGGGGATCAAACCGAAATCGGAGAGAAAGGAGTGAATTTATCCGGTGGTCAAAAACAGAGAGTTGCTCTGGCTAGAGCACTTTATGCCGATCG agacatttattttttggacgaTCCGCTAAGTGCTGTTGACACACGTGTAGGAGcccatatttttcataaattgatACGTGGGGCTTTGAAAGGAAAAACCGTACTCTTTGTTACACACCAAGTTCAG TACTTGAATCATTGCGACGACATCTACATGATGCATGATGGCAGAATTATAGAACATGGCACACATGATGAGTTAATGAAACTGGGTAATGAATATGCTCTGATGGTTACAGCTATCTCAGCTAATgatgaaactgattttgctATGTCAATGGA TGAAAAGATTGGGCCCAACTTACAATCAGTTGACAACAGCTTACCCGATAAGGAGAATGAAGTTAGTTCTCCGGGCACCGACACCAACACCGATACTGCCACAGAAAATGATGAGATATTGGGTACTCCAG tGCTAACTATTGCTGAGGATCTTCAGAAAGGAACTATAAAAGTAGATACGTATCACTCATACATTATGGCAGCTGGTGGATATTTTTTCAGTTGCATAGTAATTCTAACATTCGCGATATCTGTTGGAAGCTCTGCTTTTAGTTCTTGGTGGCTCGCTTTGTGGATAAAAGCTGGCAACGGT CTAAATACAACAGCCATGCACTATAATGCAACAACAGAGTTAAACAATATAAATGACAATCCAGACTTTTGGTATTATCAAGCAGTCTATAGTAGTACAATAGGACTGATGCTATTCACAAGTTTACTGCGTAGTTTAGTATTAACAAGAGCAACATTAAAAGCTTCCACAACAATACACAACgatttgtttcaaaaaataattcagtgtCCGATGAGATTTTTTGATACAACCCCAACTGGACGAATACAACACTTATTCAGCAGAGACATGGACGAAG TTGATAACAAGCTTCCGATTAGCTTAACAAGTCTTATGCagaatttatttgtaatattttttgctATACTGGTCATATGCTTGGTGCTGCCATGGTTCATTTTGCCTGTATGTATTTTGGCTATAGTCTACTACTTCGTCAGCAAAGTATTCCG aGTAGCAGCTAGAGATCTGAAACGCATGGAAAACAAGTCACGTGCGCCAATTATCAGTTACGTTACAGCCACAGTTCAAGGACTTAGTACAATACACGCctttgaaaaagaaactgaatTTCTGACAAA GTTCAATTGCATGTTTGATGAAAATAGCCAGTGTATGTTCATGTGTTCGATAGCCATGAGGTGGCTTGCAGTGAGAGTCGACTGTTTATCAGCAACAGTAATAGCAATAACTGCATTCTTGGTAATAACTTTACAAGGCGAACTTCCACCAGCCTTAGCTGGTCTTGCTCTCTCATATGCAGCACACATCTCGGGTGTATTTCAATACACTATAAGATTAGCTTCAGAAACAGAAGTTAAATTCATCAGTGTTGAAAGAATAAATCACTATCTCAGA ACATTAGTAGGCGAGGGTAACATCAGTCAACGAATCCTTCAACCACCATCAGGTTGGCCAGTGGCAGcaagtataaaattccaaaatgtaaGCATGGCGTACGGAGAAGAGGCTCCCATTATCCTGAAGAATGTTTCGTTCAATGTTGATGCTGGAGAAAAGATTG GCATTGTCGGGAGAACAGGATCAGGGAAGAGTTCCCTTACAGCAGCCTTATTCAGGCTAGTCGAGTTGACGGagggaaaaatagaaatagacAATGTTAATATATCAGAAATAAACCTCGGTCAGTTAAGAACAAAACTTTCGATCATCCCACAGGACCCAATACTGTTTAACGGAAGTATAAG ATCGAATCTGGATCCATTCAAACGTTACACAGATTCAGAAATATGGCTAGCGCTTGAAAAAACCAAACTGAAGAATAGAGTACAATCGATAAATGGTCATCTTGACGCATCTGTTGGGTATGGAGGAGACAATTTAAGCGTGGGTGAAAGGCAGCTGCTTTGTTTATCAAGAGCATTGCTCAGGGAGTCTAAG ATACTTGTTATGGATGAAGCAACTGCCGCTGTAGATCCAGAAACTGAGATTGCTGTTCAGACTACAATTCAACAGGAGTTTTCTTTCTGCACGATACTGATCATAGCACACAGGCTACAAACTGTTTTGTTGCTTGACCGAGTCCTCGTTATGAACAGCGGCAAAATATTAGAATTTGATAAGCCATATAATCTTCTTAAAGACccaaattctgaattttctaAAATGATAGCAGGTGCTAATACAGTAGAAAACAAATGA
- the LOC124211067 gene encoding ATP-binding cassette sub-family C member 5-like isoform X1: MGPNGNRAGEETEGQDAIEHLQDHESKNTEIVEKNLNLQSIDQHLFKHVSGRGLERYKNAAKNLIPIRRKKKGEKVRSIDSAGLFSIISYSWVSKLMYKAYSKGISINELPDVSPYDTCTHNTERLELLWNQELTKMGPEKVSLGRVAWRFCRTRILFFSIVYTGSLICGFATSTLFMRKLIEYVQSERRSYTEGLKWAFLLTATEFSRALLLHWAWGLSYRTALRLRSACCALLFKKIIRLNYLGDKSIGQVINMFSNDSQRIYDAIVFGPMIIAGPITTVWGVCYILWVFSPMALLGMITFLLFYPVQYAISYYTGYLRSKSVNISDFRVRLTNEILECIKLIKMYAWEKRFSQDLLDVRKKEQTLLLKTACLQCLSICTVPTIPVISAIISFLAHIAAGNNITAAQAFPLSTFFGTQIRQALMRLRDASQTIVESMVAFRRLKVFPYITLLDSRLRSSLTTFEYGVECVITTGISFNRIKSVLLLEDGRILISKPILKSQAVAINHGTFACNAFDAERERRSHVAEKERQNDLKDSRDKSENEKLSTLLHDARYIDVLSDITFEATKGKLIGICGHVGSGKSSLLLAALGQLRIVEGQVMRDGSCAYVSQQAWIINATLQENILFGAQFDHSRYFKAIYASNLSQDIAEMPGGDQTEIGEKGVNLSGGQKQRVALARALYADRDIYFLDDPLSAVDTRVGAHIFHKLIRGALKGKTVLFVTHQVQYLNHCDDIYMMHDGRIIEHGTHDELMKLGNEYALMVTAISANDETDFAMSMDEKIGPNLQSVDNSLPDKENEVSSPGTDTNTDTATENDEILGTPVLTIAEDLQKGTIKVDTYHSYIMAAGGYFFSCIVILTFAISVGSSAFSSWWLALWIKAGNGLNTTAMHYNATTELNNINDNPDFWYYQAVYSSTIGLMLFTSLLRSLVLTRATLKASTTIHNDLFQKIIQCPMRFFDTTPTGRIQHLFSRDMDEVDNKLPISLTSLMQNLFVIFFAILVICLVLPWFILPVCILAIVYYFVSKVFRVAARDLKRMENKSRAPIISYVTATVQGLSTIHAFEKETEFLTKFNCMFDENSQCMFMCSIAMRWLAVRVDCLSATVIAITAFLVITLQGELPPALAGLALSYAAHISGVFQYTIRLASETEVKFISVERINHYLRTLVGEGNISQRILQPPSGWPVAASIKFQNVSMAYGEEAPIILKNVSFNVDAGEKIGIVGRTGSGKSSLTAALFRLVELTEGKIEIDNVNISEINLGQLRTKLSIIPQDPILFNGSIRSNLDPFKRYTDSEIWLALEKTKLKNRVQSINGHLDASVGYGGDNLSVGERQLLCLSRALLRESKILVMDEATAAVDPETEIAVQTTIQQEFSFCTILIIAHRLQTVLLLDRVLVMNSGKILEFDKPYNLLKDPNSEFSKMIAGANTVENK; encoded by the exons ATGGGACCTAATGGGAATCGTGCGGGCGAAGAAACTGAGGGTCAAGATGCGATCGAACATCTTCAGGATCACGA ATCCAAGAATACTGAGATCGTGGAGAAAAATCTCAACCTGCAATCGATTGATCAGCATCTTTTCAAACATGTATCGGGAAGAGGACTTGAACGATATAAAAATGctgcaaaaaatttgataccgATACGCAGGAAGAAAAA agGAGAGAAAGTAAGATCGATAGATAGCGCCGGACTCTTTTCAATCATAAGTTATTCGTGGGTTTCGAAATTGATGTACAAGGCATATAGCAAAGGAATAAGTATAAACGAACTACCCGATGTATCTCCTTATGACACATGCACTCACAACACAGAACG ATTGGAACTACTGTGGAATCAGGAATTGACCAAAATGGGTCCTGAGAAGGTTTCCTTAGGGAGAGTGGCCTGGCGATTTTGTCGAACAAGAATTTTGTTCTTCAGTATCGTGTATACCGGTAGTCTCATTTGCGGTTTCGCTACCTCT ACCTTGTTTATGCGAAAACTTATTGAATATGTACAATCAGAGAGGAGATCATACACGGAAGGTCTGAAATGGGCGTTCTTGTTAACCGCGACTGAATTCTCACGAGCATTACTTCTTCACTGGGCATGGGGACTGAGTTATAGAACAGCTTTGAGACTGAGATCCGCGTGTTGTgcattattattcaaaaaaattattcgactcAACTACTTGGGAGATAAAAGTATCGGACAG GTAATCAACATGTTCTCGAATGATTCCCAGAGAATATATGACGCCATCGTCTTCGGTCCAATGATTATTGCAGGTCCGATAACCACTGTGTGGGGAGTGTGCTACATTCTGTGGGTATTTAGTCCGATGGCACTCCTTGGAATGATTACATTCCTCTTATTTTACCCTGTTCAG TATGCGATATCTTATTACACTGGATATCTTCGATCTAAGTCAGTGAACATTTCGGACTTCAGAGTAAGACTGACGAATGAGATACTGGAGTGCataaaattgatcaaaatgTATGCTTGGGAAAAACGTTTCAGCCAGGATCTCTTAG ATGTAAGAAAAAAGGAACAGACACTGCTTCTGAAGACGGCTTGTTTACAGTGTTTAAGCATTTGTACGGTTCCGACTATACCAGTCATTTCTGCAATCATAAGTTTTCTTGCACACATTGCTGCTGGAAATAATATAACAGCAGCTCAG GCATTCCCACTCTCCACATTTTTTGGAACTCAAATAAGACAAGCCTTGATGCGTCTTAGGGATGCGTCACAGACCATTGTTGAAAGTATGGTTGCCTTTCGCAGACTCAAG GTATTTCCTTACATAACTCTTCTCGATTCGCGGCTTCGTTCATCGTTGACCACATTTGAATACGGAGTAGAATGTGTAATCACGACTGGCATTTCATTCAACAGAATAAAG AGTGTATTACTTTTGGAAGATGGTAGGATCTTGATTTCAAAGCCTATCCTAAAATCTCAGGCAGTTGCTATCAACCATGGAACATTTGCTTGCAACGCTTTCGACGCCGAAAGAGAAAGACGATCTCATGTGGCAGAAAAGGAACG GCAGAATGACCTCAAGGATTCAAGAGATAAAAGTGAGAATGAGAAACTGAGTACGCTCTTGCATGATGCTAGGTACATTGACGTGTTGTCTGACATAACATTCGAAGCTACAAAAGGCAAATTAATTGGTATCTGTGGGCACGTCGGTAGTGGAAAGTCTAGCCTCTTGCTCGCTGCTCTAGGACAACTTCGAATAGTAGAAGGCCAGGTGATGAGGGACGGCTCATGCGCCTATGTAAGTCAGCAAGCCTGGATTATAAATGCCacattgcaagaaaatatattatttggAGCCCAGTTTGACCACAGTAGATACTTCAAGGCTATTTATGCATCAAACTTGAGTCAAGACATTGCTGAAATGCCCGGTGGGGATCAAACCGAAATCGGAGAGAAAGGAGTGAATTTATCCGGTGGTCAAAAACAGAGAGTTGCTCTGGCTAGAGCACTTTATGCCGATCG agacatttattttttggacgaTCCGCTAAGTGCTGTTGACACACGTGTAGGAGcccatatttttcataaattgatACGTGGGGCTTTGAAAGGAAAAACCGTACTCTTTGTTACACACCAAGTTCAG TACTTGAATCATTGCGACGACATCTACATGATGCATGATGGCAGAATTATAGAACATGGCACACATGATGAGTTAATGAAACTGGGTAATGAATATGCTCTGATGGTTACAGCTATCTCAGCTAATgatgaaactgattttgctATGTCAATGGA TGAAAAGATTGGGCCCAACTTACAATCAGTTGACAACAGCTTACCCGATAAGGAGAATGAAGTTAGTTCTCCGGGCACCGACACCAACACCGATACTGCCACAGAAAATGATGAGATATTGGGTACTCCAG tGCTAACTATTGCTGAGGATCTTCAGAAAGGAACTATAAAAGTAGATACGTATCACTCATACATTATGGCAGCTGGTGGATATTTTTTCAGTTGCATAGTAATTCTAACATTCGCGATATCTGTTGGAAGCTCTGCTTTTAGTTCTTGGTGGCTCGCTTTGTGGATAAAAGCTGGCAACGGT CTAAATACAACAGCCATGCACTATAATGCAACAACAGAGTTAAACAATATAAATGACAATCCAGACTTTTGGTATTATCAAGCAGTCTATAGTAGTACAATAGGACTGATGCTATTCACAAGTTTACTGCGTAGTTTAGTATTAACAAGAGCAACATTAAAAGCTTCCACAACAATACACAACgatttgtttcaaaaaataattcagtgtCCGATGAGATTTTTTGATACAACCCCAACTGGACGAATACAACACTTATTCAGCAGAGACATGGACGAAG TTGATAACAAGCTTCCGATTAGCTTAACAAGTCTTATGCagaatttatttgtaatattttttgctATACTGGTCATATGCTTGGTGCTGCCATGGTTCATTTTGCCTGTATGTATTTTGGCTATAGTCTACTACTTCGTCAGCAAAGTATTCCG aGTAGCAGCTAGAGATCTGAAACGCATGGAAAACAAGTCACGTGCGCCAATTATCAGTTACGTTACAGCCACAGTTCAAGGACTTAGTACAATACACGCctttgaaaaagaaactgaatTTCTGACAAA GTTCAATTGCATGTTTGATGAAAATAGCCAGTGTATGTTCATGTGTTCGATAGCCATGAGGTGGCTTGCAGTGAGAGTCGACTGTTTATCAGCAACAGTAATAGCAATAACTGCATTCTTGGTAATAACTTTACAAGGCGAACTTCCACCAGCCTTAGCTGGTCTTGCTCTCTCATATGCAGCACACATCTCGGGTGTATTTCAATACACTATAAGATTAGCTTCAGAAACAGAAGTTAAATTCATCAGTGTTGAAAGAATAAATCACTATCTCAGA ACATTAGTAGGCGAGGGTAACATCAGTCAACGAATCCTTCAACCACCATCAGGTTGGCCAGTGGCAGcaagtataaaattccaaaatgtaaGCATGGCGTACGGAGAAGAGGCTCCCATTATCCTGAAGAATGTTTCGTTCAATGTTGATGCTGGAGAAAAGATTG GCATTGTCGGGAGAACAGGATCAGGGAAGAGTTCCCTTACAGCAGCCTTATTCAGGCTAGTCGAGTTGACGGagggaaaaatagaaatagacAATGTTAATATATCAGAAATAAACCTCGGTCAGTTAAGAACAAAACTTTCGATCATCCCACAGGACCCAATACTGTTTAACGGAAGTATAAG ATCGAATCTGGATCCATTCAAACGTTACACAGATTCAGAAATATGGCTAGCGCTTGAAAAAACCAAACTGAAGAATAGAGTACAATCGATAAATGGTCATCTTGACGCATCTGTTGGGTATGGAGGAGACAATTTAAGCGTGGGTGAAAGGCAGCTGCTTTGTTTATCAAGAGCATTGCTCAGGGAGTCTAAG ATACTTGTTATGGATGAAGCAACTGCCGCTGTAGATCCAGAAACTGAGATTGCTGTTCAGACTACAATTCAACAGGAGTTTTCTTTCTGCACGATACTGATCATAGCACACAGGCTACAAACTGTTTTGTTGCTTGACCGAGTCCTCGTTATGAACAGCGGCAAAATATTAGAATTTGATAAGCCATATAATCTTCTTAAAGACccaaattctgaattttctaAAATGATAGCAGGTGCTAATACAGTAGAAAACAAATGA